In the genome of Desulfofalx alkaliphila DSM 12257, the window TCCCGTGCAGTTATCTGTTACTGTCTGCCCTGAGGAAGTATAAATGTATTCACCTGTGGTTATACCAAAAGCTTGAAGTTGGCTTAATGTGTATTCCTTCAAGCCTCCGTACACTCCGTCACCGGCAACTGTGAACACTACCGGCTCTGACGAGGCCTCAGTTACTGTTACGGTGATGCTGTCGGTGAAATTGCCTTCGTTAGTAGTAACGGTAATGGTGGCAGTTCCGACACCAACGGCGGTGACCAGCCCATCTTCATTGACGGTGGCAACTGATTCATTATCGCTTGACCAAGTGACGCTCTTGTCTGCAGCATTTGACGGTTCTACTACAACATTTAGCTGAACTGTCTGGCCTTCCTCCAGTGCCTGATCGCCATCTGTAATACTAACTCCGGTGACGGGCACCGGGCGCTCCTCACCCACTACGATACGCACAAGTTTCCTTATAAAAAAGGGCTGGTTTTTAAATTCGGGCTCACCTTCAGGTTGCCCCATATATACACGAGGGTGCTCGTGGTCAAAATCAGCTTCTGTCAGTTCCCGGTCTTCCCACTCAATTTCTGATGGTTTTCCGGCGTAATTAGGCTCAAAAAGCGCAGCACGATACGCGGCAATCATCGGTCCCACTTGTACCCCATCATCTGTACTAAACTCAGGGTAGTAGTAGCGACCGTAAAGGTCATCGATGGTCCATGCCATACTTAGGCCGTCCGAGGCCGTAAACCTTATAGACCAATTCCCTTCCTTCAGGTTATCCTCACCGAGCAAGTCAATAAGATCCCATCCTCTAACTCTCCAGATTTTGTAAAAGTTCCAGTTGTTAACCGAAGAATAGTAGCGCTCAATAAAATCTTCGTTATCAAAGTCCAACCAATCGGATTGGTAAAGATACACATCCTCCTTTAGTCCCGTGCCGGTAATAACTAATTCCGGTTCAGCTTGAGCATCCGAGGGTGCCAACAGGCATAAAAAACCGGCAACCAGGAACACCCCCAGAAAAAGCGACAATGTTTTAAACCATCGCTTATTAATGGTGAGCATACTAATATCTCCTTTCATAAACTAATTAGAATTTTTTCATTCTTTATCAAAAACGTAGTTAAAATCTAACCACCCCCTTGCTTTTTTGGGAC includes:
- a CDS encoding Ig-like domain-containing protein, giving the protein MAPSDAQAEPELVITGTGLKEDVYLYQSDWLDFDNEDFIERYYSSVNNWNFYKIWRVRGWDLIDLLGEDNLKEGNWSIRFTASDGLSMAWTIDDLYGRYYYPEFSTDDGVQVGPMIAAYRAALFEPNYAGKPSEIEWEDRELTEADFDHEHPRVYMGQPEGEPEFKNQPFFIRKLVRIVVGEERPVPVTGVSITDGDQALEEGQTVQLNVVVEPSNAADKSVTWSSDNESVATVNEDGLVTAVGVGTATITVTTNEGNFTDSITVTVTEASSEPVVFTVAGDGVYGGLKEYTLSQLQAFGITTGEYIYTSSGQTVTDNCTG